In Rhodovulum sulfidophilum DSM 1374, the following are encoded in one genomic region:
- the rpoB gene encoding DNA-directed RNA polymerase subunit beta: MAQSYVGHKRLRKYYGKIHEVLEMPNLIEVQKSSYDLFLNSGDGPVPADGEGIQGVFQSVFPIKDFNETAVLEFVRYELEKPKYDVEECQQRDMTFSAPLKVTLRLIVFDVDEDTGAKSVKDIKEQDVFMGDMPLMTQNGTFIVNGTERVIVSQMHRSPGVFFDHDKGKTHSSGKLLFACRIIPYRGSWLDFEFDAKDIVFARIDRRRKLPVTTLLYALGLDQEGIMDAYYDTVSFRLERNRGWVTRFFPERVRGTRPTYDLVDADTGEVICKAGDKVTPRQVKKLIEEGRVTELMVPFDHIVGRYVAKDIINEETGAIYVEAGDELTWIVDKDGEVTGGSLKELLDAGITDIPVLDIDNINVGPYIRNTMAADKNMGRDTALMDIYRVMRPGEPPTVEAATNLFESLFFDSERYDLSAVGRVKMNMRLNLDAPDTQRTLRREDIISCIKALVELRDGKGEVDDIDHLGNRRVRSVGELMENQYRVGLLRMERAIKERMSSVEIDTVMPQDLINAKPAAAAVREFFGSSQLSQFMDQTNPLSEVTHKRRLSALGPGGLTRERAGFEVRDVHPTHYGRMCPIETPEGPNIGLINSLATYARVNKYGFIETPYRRVEDGQVTDDVHYMSATEEMRHTVAQANANLDGEGKFINDLVNTRQAGEYTMAPRESVDLIDVSPKQLVSVGASLIPFLENDDANRALMGANMQRQAVPLLQADAPFVGTGIEQVVAQDSGAAIMARRGGIIDQVDAQRIVIRATEDLEPGDPGVDIYRLRKFQRSNQNTCINQRPLVKVGDTVQKGEVVADGPSTDMGELALGKNVIVAFMPWNGYNYEDSILISERIARDDVFTSIHIEEFEVAARDTKLGPEEITRDIPNVGEEALRNLDEAGIVYIGAEVGPGDILVGKITPKGESPMTPEEKLLRAIFGEKASDVRDTSLRLPPGDYGTVVEVRVFNRHGVDKDERALQIEREEVERLARDRDDEQVILERNIYARLKSMVLGRVAVKGPKGVKPNSEITEELLETLSKGQWWQLALEDEADAGQVEALNAQFEAQKRALEHRFEDKVEKVRRGDDLPPGVMKMVKVFIAVKRKLQPGDKMAGRHGNKGVVSRVVPMEDMPFLADGTPVDLVMNPLGVPSRMNVGQILETHMGWAARGLGQQVEEALHEYKRSGDLTPVRDAMHHAYGDDVYDEAIRDMDEAHLVESASSVTRGVPIATPVFDGAKEQDINDALIRAGFDTSGQSELFDGRTGERFARKVTVGVKYLLKLHHLVDDKIHARSTGPYSLVTQQPLGGKAQFGGQRFGEMEVWALEAYGAAYTLQEMLTVKSDDVAGRTKVYESIVKGEDNFEAGVPESFNVLVKEVRGLGLNMELLDAEDEE, from the coding sequence ATGGCGCAGAGCTACGTTGGCCACAAACGACTCCGCAAATACTACGGCAAGATCCACGAAGTTCTGGAGATGCCGAACCTCATCGAGGTCCAGAAATCCTCTTACGACCTGTTCCTGAATTCCGGCGACGGGCCTGTGCCCGCCGATGGAGAGGGCATCCAGGGGGTGTTCCAGTCGGTCTTCCCGATCAAGGACTTCAATGAGACGGCCGTGCTCGAATTCGTGCGTTACGAGCTCGAGAAACCGAAATACGATGTCGAGGAATGCCAGCAGCGCGACATGACCTTCTCGGCGCCGCTCAAGGTGACGCTGCGTCTGATCGTGTTCGATGTCGACGAGGATACCGGCGCCAAGTCGGTGAAGGACATCAAGGAGCAGGACGTGTTCATGGGCGACATGCCGCTCATGACCCAGAACGGGACGTTCATCGTGAACGGGACCGAACGGGTGATCGTGTCCCAGATGCACCGGAGCCCGGGCGTCTTCTTCGACCATGACAAGGGCAAGACCCATTCCTCGGGCAAGCTGCTCTTCGCCTGCCGGATCATTCCCTATCGCGGCTCCTGGCTCGACTTCGAATTCGACGCCAAGGACATCGTCTTCGCGCGTATCGACCGCCGCCGGAAGCTGCCGGTGACGACCCTGCTCTACGCGCTGGGGCTGGACCAGGAAGGCATCATGGATGCCTATTACGATACCGTGTCGTTCCGGCTGGAACGCAATCGCGGCTGGGTCACCAGGTTCTTCCCCGAACGCGTGCGCGGCACCCGTCCGACCTATGATCTGGTCGATGCCGATACCGGCGAGGTGATCTGCAAGGCGGGCGACAAGGTCACGCCGCGTCAGGTCAAGAAGCTGATCGAGGAAGGCCGGGTCACCGAGCTGATGGTGCCGTTCGATCACATCGTCGGCCGGTATGTCGCCAAGGACATCATCAACGAAGAGACCGGCGCGATCTACGTCGAGGCTGGCGACGAACTGACCTGGATCGTCGACAAGGATGGCGAGGTCACCGGCGGCTCGCTGAAAGAGCTGCTGGATGCGGGCATCACCGACATCCCGGTGCTCGACATCGACAACATCAATGTCGGCCCCTACATCCGCAACACCATGGCGGCGGACAAGAACATGGGCCGCGATACCGCGCTCATGGACATCTACCGCGTGATGCGTCCGGGCGAGCCGCCGACCGTCGAGGCGGCGACCAACCTGTTCGAGTCGCTGTTCTTCGATTCCGAGCGCTACGACCTGTCGGCCGTCGGCCGGGTCAAGATGAACATGCGTCTGAACCTCGATGCGCCCGACACCCAACGGACGCTGCGCCGGGAAGACATCATCTCCTGCATCAAGGCGCTGGTGGAGCTCCGCGACGGCAAGGGCGAGGTCGATGACATCGACCACCTCGGCAACCGCCGGGTCCGTTCCGTCGGCGAGCTGATGGAGAACCAGTACCGCGTCGGCCTGCTGCGGATGGAACGCGCCATCAAGGAGCGGATGTCTTCGGTCGAGATCGACACGGTGATGCCGCAGGATCTGATCAACGCCAAACCGGCCGCTGCCGCCGTGCGCGAATTCTTCGGCTCGTCGCAGCTGTCGCAGTTCATGGACCAGACCAACCCGCTGTCGGAAGTCACCCACAAGCGCCGTCTTTCGGCGCTCGGGCCGGGCGGTCTGACCCGCGAGCGTGCGGGCTTCGAGGTCCGCGACGTTCACCCGACCCATTATGGCCGGATGTGCCCGATCGAGACGCCGGAAGGCCCGAATATCGGTCTGATCAACAGCCTTGCCACCTATGCGCGGGTGAACAAGTACGGCTTCATCGAGACCCCCTATCGCCGGGTCGAGGACGGGCAGGTGACCGATGATGTCCACTACATGTCCGCGACCGAGGAGATGCGGCATACCGTGGCCCAGGCCAACGCCAATCTCGACGGCGAGGGCAAGTTCATCAACGATCTGGTGAACACCCGCCAGGCCGGCGAATACACCATGGCGCCGCGCGAAAGCGTCGACCTGATCGACGTGTCGCCGAAACAGCTGGTGTCGGTCGGGGCCTCGCTCATTCCCTTCCTCGAGAATGACGACGCCAACCGCGCGCTGATGGGCGCGAACATGCAGCGTCAGGCGGTGCCGCTTCTGCAGGCCGATGCGCCTTTCGTCGGCACCGGCATCGAGCAGGTGGTGGCGCAGGACTCGGGCGCCGCGATCATGGCGCGCCGCGGCGGGATCATCGACCAGGTCGATGCCCAGCGGATCGTGATCCGGGCCACCGAGGATCTCGAACCCGGCGATCCGGGCGTCGACATCTACCGTCTGCGCAAGTTCCAGCGGTCGAACCAGAATACCTGCATCAACCAGCGTCCGCTGGTGAAGGTGGGCGATACCGTCCAGAAGGGCGAGGTCGTCGCCGACGGTCCCTCGACCGACATGGGCGAGCTGGCGCTCGGCAAGAACGTGATCGTCGCGTTCATGCCCTGGAACGGCTACAACTACGAGGACTCGATCCTGATCTCGGAGCGCATCGCGCGCGATGACGTCTTCACCTCGATCCATATCGAGGAATTCGAGGTCGCGGCCCGCGATACCAAGCTCGGGCCGGAAGAGATCACCCGCGACATCCCGAATGTCGGCGAGGAAGCCCTGCGCAACCTCGACGAGGCGGGCATCGTCTATATCGGCGCCGAAGTGGGGCCGGGCGACATCCTTGTCGGCAAGATCACTCCGAAGGGCGAAAGCCCGATGACCCCCGAAGAAAAGCTTCTGCGGGCCATCTTCGGCGAAAAGGCCTCGGACGTGCGCGACACCTCGCTGCGTCTGCCCCCGGGCGATTACGGCACGGTGGTCGAGGTCCGGGTCTTCAACCGGCACGGCGTCGACAAGGACGAGCGTGCGCTGCAGATCGAGCGCGAAGAGGTCGAGCGTCTGGCCCGTGACCGGGATGACGAGCAGGTGATCCTCGAGCGCAACATCTATGCGCGTCTCAAGTCGATGGTCCTCGGCAGAGTCGCGGTGAAGGGTCCGAAGGGCGTGAAGCCGAATTCGGAAATCACCGAAGAGCTGCTCGAGACCCTGTCCAAGGGGCAATGGTGGCAACTGGCGCTGGAGGACGAGGCCGATGCCGGTCAGGTCGAGGCGCTGAACGCCCAGTTCGAGGCGCAGAAACGCGCGCTCGAGCACCGCTTCGAGGACAAGGTCGAGAAGGTCCGCCGCGGCGACGATCTGCCTCCGGGCGTGATGAAGATGGTCAAGGTCTTCATCGCGGTGAAGCGCAAGCTTCAGCCCGGCGACAAGATGGCCGGTCGGCACGGCAACAAGGGGGTCGTCTCCCGCGTGGTGCCGATGGAGGACATGCCCTTCCTGGCCGACGGCACGCCTGTCGATCTGGTGATGAACCCGCTCGGTGTGCCGTCGCGGATGAACGTGGGGCAGATCCTCGAGACCCATATGGGCTGGGCCGCGCGTGGCCTGGGACAGCAGGTCGAGGAGGCGCTTCATGAATATAAGCGCTCGGGCGATCTGACGCCGGTGCGGGATGCGATGCATCACGCCTATGGCGACGATGTCTATGACGAGGCGATCCGCGACATGGACGAGGCCCATCTGGTCGAATCCGCGTCCTCGGTCACCCGCGGCGTGCCGATCGCGACGCCGGTCTTCGACGGTGCCAAGGAGCAGGACATCAACGATGCACTGATCCGCGCGGGCTTTGACACCTCGGGCCAGTCCGAGCTTTTCGACGGCAGGACCGGCGAGCGTTTCGCCCGGAAGGTCACCGTGGGGGTCAAGTATCTGCTGAAGCTGCACCACCTCGTGGACGACAAGATCCACGCGCGCTCGACGGGGCCCTACAGTCTCGTCACCCAGCAGCCCCTGGGCGGCAAGGCGCAGTTCGGCGGTCAGCGTTTCGGGGAGATGGAGGTCTGGGCGCTCGAAGCCTACGGTGCCGCCTATACCCTGCAGGAGATGCTGACGGTGAAGTCGGACGATGTGGCGGGCCGGACCAAGGTCTACGAGTCGATCGTCAAGGGCGAGGACAATTTCGAGGCCGGCGTACCGGAATCCTTCAACGTTCTGGTGAAGGAAGTCCGCGGCCTCGGGCTGAACATGGAACTCCTGGACGCGGAGGACGAGGAGTAG
- the rplA gene encoding 50S ribosomal protein L1, producing MAKHGKRVRAAREAFAGKDNLSVEEAVSLVKENASAKFDETLEIALNLGVDPRHADQMVRGVVTLPNGTGKTVRVAVFARGAKADDAQAAGADIVGAEDLMETIQGGAIEFDRCIATPDMMPIVGRLGKILGPRNLMPNPKVGTVTMDVTSAVQAAKGGEVQFRVEKAGVIHAGVGKTSFDAAKLAENVRAFIDAVVKAKPAGAKGTYMKKVSLSSTMGPGVSIDVTSATGN from the coding sequence ATGGCGAAACATGGGAAACGTGTCCGCGCCGCGCGGGAAGCCTTTGCCGGCAAGGACAACCTGTCGGTCGAGGAGGCGGTGAGCCTCGTCAAGGAAAACGCCTCGGCCAAGTTCGACGAGACGCTGGAAATCGCGCTGAATCTCGGCGTCGATCCGCGCCATGCCGACCAGATGGTGCGTGGCGTCGTCACCCTGCCGAACGGCACCGGCAAGACCGTGCGCGTGGCGGTCTTCGCCCGCGGCGCCAAGGCCGATGACGCCCAGGCGGCCGGAGCCGATATCGTCGGCGCAGAGGATCTGATGGAGACCATCCAGGGCGGTGCGATCGAGTTCGATCGTTGCATCGCGACCCCGGACATGATGCCGATCGTCGGCCGTCTGGGCAAGATCCTGGGGCCCCGCAACCTGATGCCGAACCCCAAGGTCGGGACCGTGACGATGGATGTCACCTCGGCGGTGCAGGCTGCCAAGGGCGGTGAGGTCCAGTTCCGGGTCGAGAAGGCGGGCGTGATCCATGCCGGCGTCGGCAAGACCTCGTTCGATGCCGCCAAGCTGGCCGAGAACGTGCGCGCCTTCATCGATGCCGTGGTCAAGGCCAAGCCGGCCGGCGCCAAGGGCACCTACATGAAGAAGGTGAGCCTCAGCTCGACCATGGGCCCGGGCGTGTCGATCGACGTGACCTCGGCAACTGGGAATTGA
- the rplL gene encoding 50S ribosomal protein L7/L12, with amino-acid sequence MADLKKLAEEIVNLTLLEAQELKTILKDEYGIEPAAGGAVMMAGPAAGGEAAAAEEQTEFDVILKSAGANKINVIKEVRAITGLGLKEAKDLVEAGGKAVKEGVDKAEAEDIKGKLEAAGAEVELK; translated from the coding sequence ATGGCTGATCTGAAAAAACTCGCCGAAGAGATCGTGAACCTCACGCTTCTCGAGGCCCAGGAACTGAAAACCATCCTGAAAGACGAATACGGCATCGAGCCCGCCGCCGGCGGCGCCGTGATGATGGCCGGCCCGGCTGCCGGTGGCGAAGCCGCCGCTGCCGAAGAGCAGACCGAATTCGACGTCATCCTGAAATCGGCTGGCGCGAACAAGATCAACGTCATCAAGGAAGTCCGCGCGATCACCGGTCTTGGCCTGAAAGAAGCCAAGGACCTGGTCGAGGCCGGCGGCAAGGCCGTCAAGGAAGGCGTCGACAAGGCCGAAGCCGAGGACATCAAAGGCAAACTCGAAGCGGCTGGCGCCGAAGTCGAGCTCAAGTGA
- the rplJ gene encoding 50S ribosomal protein L10 — protein sequence MDRAQKEKVVEELGQIFESSGVVVVAHYAGLTVAEMQDLRARMREAGGSVRVAKNRLAKIALEGKPCASLATLLTGMTVLTYSEDPVAAAKVAEGFAKDNSKFEILGGSMGETALDRAGVKAVSEMPSREELIASIAGCIGAPAANIAGAIGAPASNIASILSTIEERAEAA from the coding sequence GTGGATAGAGCCCAGAAAGAGAAAGTGGTCGAGGAACTCGGCCAGATCTTCGAAAGCTCTGGCGTCGTGGTGGTTGCCCACTACGCGGGTCTCACGGTTGCCGAGATGCAGGACCTGCGCGCACGCATGCGCGAAGCGGGTGGGTCCGTTCGCGTCGCCAAGAACAGGCTCGCCAAGATCGCCCTGGAAGGAAAGCCCTGCGCAAGCCTGGCCACTCTTCTGACGGGCATGACCGTTCTGACCTATTCCGAGGACCCCGTGGCTGCTGCCAAGGTCGCGGAAGGTTTCGCCAAGGACAACTCGAAATTCGAGATCCTCGGCGGCTCCATGGGTGAGACGGCCCTGGACCGGGCCGGTGTCAAGGCAGTGTCCGAAATGCCGTCGCGCGAGGAGCTTATCGCTTCGATCGCCGGCTGCATCGGTGCACCCGCCGCGAACATCGCCGGTGCGATTGGCGCGCCCGCTTCCAACATCGCGAGCATCCTCTCGACCATCGAGGAGCGTGCGGAAGCCGCTTGA